The proteins below come from a single Miscanthus floridulus cultivar M001 chromosome 1, ASM1932011v1, whole genome shotgun sequence genomic window:
- the LOC136548446 gene encoding protein CANDIDATE G-PROTEIN COUPLED RECEPTOR 2-like — translation MRAVLADGGMAPEANESSGGAAVSLGPLWWASECHGVLYSLAVMLLSLAFVGFLAWQARRSFRRLSYGRSHVVVLAYYVLLWAVAVLNLLWCFLQAWQCMPDRAFSWNVLSLFTKSGMLFLEVSLIAFLLQGNDASGFESLARTFVISGAVVAADVLLKAIYVFGFGVPLFIDADQGTGGKWGLWIIHKLVLTGVYGLIVFMHHSRWRDRLPAKPAYYNYVCAMLLLNGILLFGCFLVASGAGFGLWLYNLTTVCYHSLYLPLLYVTFLADFFQEEDMLLENVYYSEMKDAGFFDADWD, via the exons ATGCGGGCGGTGCTCGCGGACGGTGGGATGGCGCCGGAGGCCAACGAGTCGTCGGGCGGCGCTGCGGTGTCGCTGGGGCCGTTATGGTGGGCGTCGGAGTGCCACGGGGTGCTGTACAGCCTGGCGGTGATGCTGCTGTCGCTGGCCTTCGTGGGGTTCCTGGCGTGGCAGGCGCGGCGGAGCTTCCGTAGGCTCAGCTACGGCCGCTCTCACGTCGTCGTACTCGCGTACTACGTGCTCCTCTGGGCCGTCGCCGTACTCAACCTCCTCTGGTGCTTCCTGCAG GCATGGCAATGTATGCCTGACAGGGCATTTTCTTGGAATGTACTGTCACTGTTTACAAAATCAGGAATGTTATTCTTGGAAGTCAGTCTCATAGCCTTTCTACTTCAAGGAAATGATGCCAGTGGTTTTGAATCTTTGGCACGAACCTTTGTTATCTCTGGAGCTGTAGTTGCTGCTGACGTATTGCTCAAG GCTATATATGTTTTTGGCTTTGGTGTTCCTTTGTTCATTGATGCTGATCAAGGAACTGGTGGGAAATGGGGCCTATGGATTATTCACAAACTTGTGCTTACTGGAGTCTATGGGTTGATTGTTTTCATGCATCATTCAAGATGGAGAGACAGGCTGCCTG CAAAACCTGCATACTACAACTATGTATGTGCGATGTTGCTATTGAATGGCATATTACTGTTTGGATGTTTCCTTGTTGCAAGTGGAGCTGGATTTGGTTTATG GTTATATAATCTCACAACCGTATGCTATCATTCTCTTTACCTTCCCCTCCTATATGTGACTTTCTTAGCGGACTTCTTCCAG GAGGAAGACATGCTCCTAGAGAACGTCTACTATTCTGAAATGAAGGATGCTGGGTTCTTTGATGCTGACTGGGATTAA